DNA from Terriglobus tenax:
CACCCATGCCAGCACAGCGCACAGCGCGAGGAAGAAGAAGTACAGCGGCCATATGCGCAGAATGCGCCGGATATAGAAAGAGCGCAGATCCAGGTGCCCTGTGGACGCTACCTCGCGGCGCAGAAGGCGCGTGATCAGGTAGCTGCTGAGCAGGAAGAACAGGTGTACGCCGTAGGCTCCGGCAATGTGAAGGCTCCAGACCAGCGTCTCCAGCCAGTGCTTATGTGGCAGGTGAGGAAGCAGCAGCTCAGGATTGGACTTGTGGTGCAGGAAGACGGCAAGAAAGGCCAGAAAACGAAGAGCATCCAGCTCCGGCTGGTAGAAGCGTGCTGAGGGCTTCGAGCCGGTGACAGGCTCGGTCATCGTGGTCTTCCTCCTGAGCAGGGGCGCCGTTGTGGGAAGTGGCGATGACCGGAGTATATATCCTGCCCATCCACACAGCGTTTCAGGCGGATGGGCAGGGATGCAGGAATGTGGATTAGCGCAGCAGGTCTTCGAGCGCCGTGGAGAGATCAGTCTTCTCGTCGCGGTACTTCACGATCACCGGGGTGTAGACGGAGAGTCCCCACTCCTGGCCCTTGCCCTTGTTGACGGCGCGGGAGCCGGGAACAACGACCGCGCCCGAAGGGATGATGAGCGGTGTTTCGGCGGTGGCCTTCAGAATCGTGCCGTTCACGGTGTCATAGACCGGTGTGCCACGGGTCAGGATGGTTCCTGCGGCCAGTACAGCCTTCGAGCGGACGATGGTGCCTTCGTAGACGCCGGTATTGCCGCCGACGAGGACGTCGTCCTCAATGATGACGGGCGAGGCGTTGACCGGCTCCAGGACGCCGCCGATCTGGCAGGCAGCGGAAAGGTGGACACGCTTGCCGATCTGCGCGCAGCTTCCGACGAGAGCGTGCGAGTCGACCATGGTGCCTTCATCGACATAGGCGCC
Protein-coding regions in this window:
- a CDS encoding 2,3,4,5-tetrahydropyridine-2,6-dicarboxylate N-succinyltransferase, whose amino-acid sequence is MSNTLEQTIEHHFASGAAAIGNPEALAAFLELRGQLEAGTLRSASPDESSPIGWTVNAWVKRGILLGFRIGALEDQSAASLSFVDKATYPARTFTPEQGIRVVPGGSSVRSGAYLAKGVVMMPPAYVNVGAYVDEGTMVDSHALVGSCAQIGKRVHLSAACQIGGVLEPVNASPVIIEDDVLVGGNTGVYEGTIVRSKAVLAAGTILTRGTPVYDTVNGTILKATAETPLIIPSGAVVVPGSRAVNKGKGQEWGLSVYTPVIVKYRDEKTDLSTALEDLLR